CTGGGCTGGAAGCGCCGCGTCTCCCACGGCAACGAGGTGCCAATGGCACGGCTGCTTTCCGGGCGCTCAGCCACAGGAGGGCAGCAACAGGAGGACAGAGGGACCGTGGGTGGCATACTAGAGCGGCGCGTTCTAGTGGTGTGACCGCCCCCGACCCCACCACCCTCCCTGCGTACCCCCGCCCCTAAATGTCAATGCCCATCCCTGCCGAGTTCTGGCTGGCATTTTGGTGCGATGACGGTGGCCACTGGGAGAAAGGACCGCTGGCAGTGTTGATGCGTCAACatgccctctctctctctctctctctctctctcacacacacacacacacacacacacacacgctcgccaCTCACCAATCTCCTTGCCCAGGGACGAGTTGAGGATTGCCCCGGCAGAGGTGACCACAGCGCAGGTCCGGAAGCGGGAGCCGTACAGCCGGTCGAGGGTGCGAGGTGGCACCAGCCGGTTCCAGCCGAGTCGGGAGAAGGGCGGTTCGCTCCCGTCCAGCGTTCGAATGCGCACCTGCTTCTTCAGCTCACACAGCAGGTCCTTGGGGCTGAGCTGGGTGTCCCGGTGGCCCCTGTAGGCCACGCGGTGCTTGTTGGCGCTCACGTAGTCCTTCATGGCCTTCTGCAGCCGGGGACTCAGCATGCGGGCTGACACGGACCCCTTCCACAGCCTGTGCACCACCGACTTGGACCTGGAGAAGTAGTACTGCTCGAGATCGTCCGCCTCCTCTGAGAGCTGGGTGTCTGCGGACTCCCTCGGCTTCCCAGGCCGCTCCTCATCTCCCTCTCGGGCCAGGTTGTTCTTCCGGTTCCCGTCCGAGCCAAAGCTTAGGGTTCGGTCTCCTTCCACTTCGTTCCCCAGAGTGGACCAGGCAGCCGGGTTCTGGGGGTCCCGGTAGGCCTCCCCCTCGGCAGCCTCCCGGCTGGGGTAGTTCTCGCCGTCCTGCTGCCGGTCCCTCCCCGCACCGGTACCAGCAGGGGTGGCCTCTGGCTGTGAGCCCATGATGACGCGGTAGCTGCCCTGCAGGGAGGCGAGGCGGCGCGTGTCGGTGAGGGAAGGCGGGGCGGGGGCACGCGGCTCACCGGCGCGCGAGTCCACAAAGTAGGAGAAGAGTGCCAGGAAGAGAAGCACCCAGGCCAGCATGGCCACCAGGACCAGCTGCTTCCACTGCTTCATGCTGGACTTCATACtggagctggagggggtgggggggggtctagGTCCAGGGGGCCCAGGCAAAGCCTGCAGGGGTCAGGACCCGACCTGAAGCGTCAAACACAAAGTCACGCTGGAACAGCTGCAGGAACCGGCAATTCAAacacggggggtgggggcaccaCCAGCATCAGCTCtcagcagcagctgggctgCAGCTCATCTGTCACTTTTTGGTTTGTATTTTGAGAAAGCtgcgcctccctctcctcccccGCCCGCCCCCTTCCCGCGAGCCGTTACGGCAGCCCAGAGCAGAGACGCAGACGGCGCCCCCCGCAGGGTGTTACTGCGTCCCGCCCGTCTCTTCTCGCGCGAGGCGGCGGCTCGTGGACAAGCTGGTCGCCAACCCGCCTCGCGCGTCTTTTCGCCAGCCTGCCGTTCAACCGAGCCGCTCGCCGACAGAGCCCCCGCACCCGCCGCCGGCACATCGTTCCCCCTTTTGAGAGCAAACTTTTTTCCGGGAGCGTGCTGTCGAGCACAACAATGCTTTATTTTCGTTCTCTAGAAACCGTCGCGGGGACACGTAATTAAATCAATTTACCACGGTACTTCTCCCAGAAGATGGAGCGATTCACAATATTGTTGAGTCAATTTTGAAGTCTATTGAAGTTGCCTGATTCTCAGTGGGTGAgagcatgtctgtgtgtgtgtttgccgaGATAAAGATGCCAGAATGGATCAGTACTTACCACAGCTGGTACCTCTACTTCTTCAAGTTCATTTATGTCTCAGAAAACGGAACCCGACACACATCCCTAAAAGACAAGAAATATGTTGGACACCTCGCAGAACCAGAACCGCACCGTTATTTAACCGCGACCGCAACACTGCCCGTTCTTCTCGTGAAGGTGGTGCAAAGCTAAGAACCTCAACCTTAAAGGACCCACATTGGAATCCCGCCGCTCGTTCGccacccttcatcaaggtactttcccagAATGGaaccagcaaaattacccaagCGCATAagtgggtgaatcactgtaagtcacgttggaggAACGAGTCGGTTAATAAATCGACAGCTAAAATTAAGTGCGGCTAAAATGCTTCCAGCCGTCGATACAAAAAAGTTTTTCCGCGTAGCGTCCGATTGTACTTTGAAAAAGCCTGCAAATGACCCTGGTCCAACAGAAGGGGCCGTCAGAGATGCGAGCTAATGGCCGCAGGGCTTAATGGGCCTCTTAGACATTAATGTGTAACCAGACGACGGCCTGGCTCGACAcccacagaacaaacaaaaagctgCCGCCCTAAACCACGGCtgtatagcacacacacacattttctgagccacttgtcccatacggggtcgcagggaaccggagccaacccggcaacacagggcgtaaggccggagggggaggggacacacccaggatgggacgccagactGTTGCAAGGcgctccaagtgggactcgaaccccagacccactagaaagcaggatccggtccaacccaccgcgcccccccggcTGTATAGTAATACTGTACTATTCCTTACTATACTACTATAGCTGCTCATAAGCTTAGACTGCACCGTCCTTCAAAAATCCTGCGGTTAACTTGTAAGCGTGGCGTCTCCATCGCTTCCACAAATCCACAGGAGCAGATCCTAGCAGGGctgggagggtgtgtgtgtggggggggcactACATGGGAAccagtttgaaaaaagaaaaagaaggcatTCAACTCTTTTTTGGACATTCGTGCTGCGCTTTCACAACTAGCACTTGGAGCTCGAGCGCGGATGAGTTGGGGGCGGGGGCTCACTTGG
This genomic window from Scleropages formosus chromosome 1, fSclFor1.1, whole genome shotgun sequence contains:
- the LOC108933083 gene encoding beta-galactoside alpha-2,6-sialyltransferase 2-like isoform X3, with translation MKSSMKQWKQLVLVAMLAWVLLFLALFSYFVDSRAGEPRAPAPPSLTDTRRLASLQGSYRVIMGSQPEATPAGTGAGRDRQQDGENYPSREAAEGEAYRDPQNPAAWSTLGNEVEGDRTLSFGSDGNRKNNLAREGDEERPGKPRESADTQLSEEADDLEQYYFSRSKSVVHRLWKGSVSARMLSPRLQKAMKDYVSANKHRVAYRGHRDTQLSPKDLLCELKKQVRIRTLDGSEPPFSRLGWNRLVPPRTLDRLYGSRFRTCAVVTSAGAILNSSLGKEIDSHEAVLRFNSAPTEGYEKDVGSKTTIRIINSQWYKSPDYDLFTPYVEHRKKNSSQPFYILHPKFIWQLWDLIQRNTHENIQPNPPSSGFIGILLMMVLCEKVHVYEYIPSERHTDLCHYHEQYYDAACTLGAYHPLLYEKMLVQRINRGSEYNLRRKGRVTLPGLSKISCDP
- the LOC108933083 gene encoding beta-galactoside alpha-2,6-sialyltransferase 2-like isoform X1, whose product is MKSSMKQWKQLVLVAMLAWVLLFLALFSYFVDSRAGEPRAPAPPSLTDTRRLASLQGSYRVIMGSQPEATPAGTGAGRDRQQDGENYPSREAAEGEAYRDPQNPAAWSTLGNEVEGDRTLSFGSDGNRKNNLAREGDEERPGKPRESADTQLSEEADDLEQYYFSRSKSVVHRLWKGSVSARMLSPRLQKAMKDYVSANKHRVAYRGHRDTQLSPKDLLCELKKQVRIRTLDGSEPPFSRLGWNRLVPPRTLDRLYGSRFRTCAVVTSAGAILNSSLGKEIDSHEAVLRFNSAPTEGYEKDVGSKTTIRIINSQILANPKHQFNTSSLYKHVTLVAWDPAPYAVNLWKWYKSPDYDLFTPYVEHRKKNSSQPFYILHPKFIWQLWDLIQRNTHENIQPNPPSSGFIGILLMMVLCEKVHVYEYIPSERHTDLCHYHEQYYDAACTLGAYHPLLYEKMLVQRINRGSEYNLRRKGRVTLPGLSKISCDP
- the LOC108933083 gene encoding beta-galactoside alpha-2,6-sialyltransferase 2-like isoform X2, whose translation is MKSSMKQWKQLVLVAMLAWVLLFLALFSYFVDSRAGEPRAPAPPSLTDTRRLASLQGSYRVIMGSQPEATPAGTGAGRDRQQDGENYPSREAAEGEAYRDPQNPAAWSTLGNEVEGDRTLSFGSDGNRKNNLAREGDEERPGKPRESADTQLSEEADDLEQYYFSRSKSVVHRLWKGSVSARMLSPRLQKAMKDYVSANKHRVAYRGHRDTQLSPKDLLCELKKQVRIRTLDGSEPPFSRLGWNRLVPPRTLDRLYGSRFRTCAVVTSAGAILNSSLGKEIDSHEAVLRFNSAPTEGYEKDVGSKTTIRIINSQILANPKHQFNTSSLYKHVTLVAWDPAPYAVNLWKWYKSPDYDLFTPYVEHRKKNSSQPFYILHPKFIWQLWDLIQRNTHENIQPNPPSSGFIGESRPFLRVRASESVSAAACCHFAEMRGTTSACLTGTDGRTVALEKAGGMKRTPWYESDRS